One genomic window of Caballeronia sp. SBC1 includes the following:
- the zwf gene encoding glucose-6-phosphate dehydrogenase: protein MTKTSTSRPDHPAFAFVLFGGTGDLAMRKILPALCAAHRDGMLAPDGKIVAVALTSLDTSSYLRWVDEHVKPHVPATAIDDSAWQSFLERIAYVALDASQPEAFSLLADTLAAIRGRRIFYLATGPALFVPICRALASAGLTEGSRVVLEKPLGYDLESSNAINDAVGQIFKEDQIYRIDHYLGKEAVQNLLALRFGNSLFEPLWRREWVESVQITVAEELGVEGRGNFYDQTGALRDMVQNHLLQLLSIIAMEPPQSMDADAVRDEKLRVLRALKPLLSDEIGRSVVRGQYHAGAIKDKTVSAYHEEPGVSQGSPTETFVALKVEVENWRWAGVPFFLRTGKRLAGRIAEIVVNFRPVPHSALGPVALRPGSNRLTIRLQPNESIRLSALAKQPGMGMTLQGVHLDLAFDQFFKQNRMEAYQRLLLDVIAGRLALFVRRDEQEAAWRWVAPIIEDWATQGSLPKPYASGTWGPAAASALLARHNTCWQEEEN, encoded by the coding sequence ATGACGAAAACTTCCACCAGCAGGCCGGATCATCCTGCATTCGCCTTCGTCCTGTTCGGCGGAACGGGTGATCTGGCGATGCGCAAGATTTTGCCCGCACTGTGTGCGGCGCACCGCGACGGTATGCTCGCGCCAGATGGCAAAATCGTTGCAGTCGCGCTGACATCACTAGACACCAGCAGCTACCTGCGATGGGTCGACGAGCACGTGAAGCCACACGTCCCGGCAACAGCGATCGACGATTCAGCGTGGCAAAGTTTTCTCGAGCGCATTGCATACGTCGCGCTCGACGCCAGTCAGCCCGAAGCATTCTCCTTGCTGGCTGATACGCTAGCTGCAATACGCGGCAGACGCATTTTTTATCTGGCAACCGGGCCTGCGCTGTTCGTGCCGATCTGCCGCGCCCTGGCGTCGGCCGGGCTCACCGAAGGCTCCCGCGTCGTTCTGGAGAAACCGCTCGGCTATGATCTGGAATCGTCCAATGCGATCAACGATGCAGTCGGCCAGATATTCAAGGAAGACCAGATCTACCGGATCGACCACTACCTCGGCAAGGAAGCGGTTCAGAACCTGCTCGCGCTGCGCTTCGGCAATTCGTTGTTCGAACCGTTGTGGCGCCGAGAATGGGTCGAGAGCGTTCAGATCACCGTAGCCGAGGAATTGGGTGTTGAAGGCCGCGGCAACTTCTACGACCAGACGGGTGCGTTGCGCGATATGGTGCAGAACCACCTGCTGCAACTGCTGTCCATCATTGCGATGGAACCGCCGCAGTCGATGGACGCGGATGCGGTGCGCGACGAGAAGCTGCGCGTACTGCGCGCGCTCAAACCGTTGCTTAGCGACGAGATCGGACGGAGTGTGGTCCGCGGCCAATATCACGCCGGCGCAATCAAGGACAAAACGGTATCCGCTTATCACGAGGAGCCCGGTGTCAGCCAGGGCAGCCCGACCGAGACTTTCGTCGCGTTGAAAGTCGAGGTGGAAAACTGGCGTTGGGCGGGTGTACCGTTTTTTCTGCGCACCGGCAAGCGCCTCGCGGGCCGCATTGCCGAGATTGTCGTCAACTTCCGGCCGGTGCCGCACTCCGCGTTGGGGCCGGTGGCCTTGCGTCCTGGTTCGAATCGGCTGACGATCCGTTTGCAGCCGAACGAATCGATCCGGCTCAGTGCGCTCGCCAAGCAGCCGGGCATGGGAATGACCTTGCAAGGCGTGCACCTCGATCTGGCCTTCGATCAATTCTTTAAGCAGAACCGGATGGAGGCTTATCAGCGTCTGTTGCTCGACGTGATCGCGGGGCGGCTCGCGCTCTTCGTGCGGCGCGACGAACAGGAGGCTGCATGGCGCTGGGTCGCGCCGATCATCGAAGATTGGGCCACGCAGGGAAGCCTTCCGAAACCCTACGCGTCCGGTACATGGGGGCCGGCGGCAGCCAGCGCTCTGCTCGCGCGGCACAACACCTGCTGGCAGGAAGAAGAAAACTGA
- a CDS encoding chemotaxis protein CheW, translated as MEPIQEGARAATVLPASSAQAGEQPRVVVSQAGGEFLIFNLGAEEYGIDIQHVQEIRSYDRPTSIANAPAFIKGVINLRGVITPILDLRIKFSLKSVKYDELTVVIVVNIGKRVVGVVVDSVSDVLALDSGQISPVPELSSAADVSFITGIGSVPGDGHERMLILVDIDNLISSADVGLHEMELH; from the coding sequence ATGGAACCGATTCAAGAGGGCGCTCGCGCCGCAACCGTGTTGCCAGCGTCCTCCGCGCAAGCGGGGGAACAACCGCGGGTGGTTGTGTCGCAAGCGGGTGGCGAGTTCCTGATTTTTAACTTGGGGGCCGAAGAATACGGCATCGATATCCAGCACGTTCAGGAAATTCGCTCGTATGATCGCCCGACCAGCATCGCAAACGCGCCTGCTTTTATCAAAGGGGTGATCAATCTACGGGGCGTTATTACACCGATCCTGGATCTGAGGATCAAATTTAGCCTCAAGTCGGTGAAATACGACGAGCTCACCGTCGTCATTGTGGTGAATATCGGCAAGCGTGTCGTTGGGGTCGTGGTGGATTCAGTCAGCGACGTACTGGCGCTGGATAGCGGCCAGATCAGCCCCGTTCCGGAACTTAGCTCCGCAGCCGATGTTAGCTTCATCACGGGTATCGGTTCGGTACCCGGCGACGGGCATGAACGGATGCTCATCCTCGTGGACATCGACAACTTGATTTCCTCGGCAGACGTTGGCTTGCACGAGATGGAATTGCATTGA
- a CDS encoding methyl-accepting chemotaxis protein: MTIRKRLIFTLGVALLALIVVGGFGLWRLSQAQQRFDFVQVNIIPSIKELDDAKNDVSNLRRLSYRHLLSTDSGAKALVEKDIADLDKSVDRHLATYEREDIADDTDRKFLEADKANTVAYRSARQSFLEKSRADDQDGAKAILFNGGALDTAAQTLTAGFALHNEYNDKLSHDIREANNAASSNAVWLMVSCIAIAVVLSGFLGVLLLRTLMRALGAEPDVLSEVTKRVASGDLSPVPGAHQAPSGSVLASMGEMQGSLVKLIGQVRSAAESIASGSSQIAAGNVDLSSRTEEQAASLEETAASMEELTSTVKQNSASAQQASGLAATASSVAQKGNAVVSQVVATMQDISQSSTKIADITGLIEGIAFQTNILALNAAVEAARAGEQGRGFAVVASEVRSLAQRSSSAAKEIKDLIATSGQKVRDGSVLAEDAGKTMAEVTQAVARVTDIMQEIAAASGEQSRGIEQVNQAITQMDEVTQQNAALVEEAAAASQSLEDQGRQLNESIAFFRLDAASLGHGTDRVVSAPARTASAKRPTPRCGKRSSIATKRPTAPAGLALAGQTAPETAAWETF; this comes from the coding sequence ATGACTATCAGAAAACGGCTCATCTTCACGCTGGGTGTCGCGCTGCTCGCTTTGATTGTGGTGGGGGGCTTCGGTCTTTGGCGGCTCAGTCAGGCGCAGCAGCGCTTCGATTTTGTCCAAGTCAATATTATCCCCAGCATCAAAGAGCTTGACGACGCCAAGAATGATGTCAGCAACCTCCGACGGTTATCTTATCGACACCTGCTTAGTACCGATAGCGGTGCCAAAGCCTTGGTCGAGAAAGATATCGCTGACCTGGACAAGAGTGTGGACCGGCATCTTGCGACGTACGAGCGGGAGGATATCGCGGACGACACAGATCGCAAGTTCCTGGAGGCTGACAAGGCAAATACTGTGGCCTACCGGTCGGCTCGACAAAGCTTTTTGGAGAAATCCAGGGCGGACGATCAGGACGGCGCCAAGGCTATATTGTTCAACGGCGGCGCATTGGACACGGCAGCCCAAACCCTCACGGCAGGCTTCGCTCTTCACAATGAGTACAACGACAAGCTCAGCCACGATATCCGCGAAGCAAACAATGCAGCCAGCTCAAACGCTGTCTGGCTGATGGTTTCATGCATTGCGATCGCGGTAGTGCTGAGTGGTTTCTTGGGCGTACTGCTTCTGCGCACGTTGATGCGTGCGTTGGGAGCCGAGCCCGATGTGTTGAGTGAGGTGACGAAACGCGTCGCCAGCGGCGACTTGAGTCCGGTGCCGGGCGCGCATCAAGCACCTTCAGGCAGCGTGCTGGCGTCCATGGGCGAGATGCAAGGCAGTTTGGTCAAGCTGATCGGTCAGGTTCGCAGTGCCGCTGAGAGCATTGCAAGCGGGTCGAGCCAGATCGCGGCAGGCAACGTGGATTTGTCCTCGCGCACCGAAGAACAAGCGGCGTCGCTGGAAGAAACGGCAGCCAGCATGGAAGAGCTTACTTCAACTGTGAAGCAGAATTCCGCAAGCGCGCAACAGGCGAGTGGACTGGCCGCTACCGCATCGAGCGTGGCGCAGAAAGGCAACGCGGTCGTCAGCCAGGTGGTTGCTACGATGCAAGACATTAGCCAAAGCTCGACCAAGATTGCGGATATCACCGGGCTCATCGAAGGGATCGCCTTTCAAACCAACATCCTGGCATTGAACGCGGCGGTAGAAGCGGCACGCGCCGGCGAGCAGGGACGGGGTTTCGCTGTCGTGGCGAGCGAAGTACGCAGCCTCGCACAACGTTCGTCGAGTGCCGCCAAAGAAATCAAGGACTTGATCGCGACGTCGGGGCAAAAGGTTCGGGATGGCTCGGTGCTGGCCGAGGACGCCGGCAAGACGATGGCCGAAGTCACGCAGGCAGTCGCACGTGTGACCGACATCATGCAAGAGATCGCAGCCGCTTCCGGAGAACAAAGTCGCGGGATCGAGCAGGTCAATCAGGCCATCACGCAGATGGACGAAGTGACGCAACAAAATGCGGCGCTCGTGGAAGAAGCGGCGGCCGCCTCGCAATCCCTGGAAGATCAGGGTCGGCAGTTAAACGAATCGATTGCGTTCTTTCGTCTTGACGCAGCGTCGCTCGGGCACGGGACGGATCGCGTCGTGAGCGCACCGGCACGCACCGCGTCAGCCAAGCGCCCAACCCCGCGGTGCGGCAAGCGCAGCTCGATCGCAACCAAGCGGCCCACGGCACCTGCTGGCCTCGCTCTTGCCGGGCAAACCGCGCCTGAGACGGCCGCGTGGGAAACGTTTTGA
- a CDS encoding IS4 family transposase, giving the protein MASEDDIDDWASTEFSGANLGDARLVRRLVALARRLACSPQGSFPQSLKSAELKAAYRFFDNTRIDTDGVLAPHIEQTLDRMRQVPVVLAVQDTTEFNLSHLLATTGLGYGSGRHERGFLMHSLLAVTPEGLPLGVLGMKTWARPVEAFGKKHQRKARPITEKESIKWIEGIEHLGALKARCAETRLVGVGDRESDLYELFATERPDGVDWLIRAARNRCVRHPQEYLWETVQATAPLGNTDLLVPARGNMPQRTARLTLRCSAVRLRPPRARASRLTEIDVFAVHAIEDAPPDGVEPLEWMLLSSVPTTTLEEVLERLAWYARRWTIESWHRVLKSGCQIEARQFGTLERFVRATALFAVIAWRILYATLLARIDTDLSCEVLLQPVEWQALYCHTHRTTQLPKHTPSLQQTVLWIAMLGGYLNRKHDRPPGPTVMWRGFLVLHEVTKMYRLFRQNE; this is encoded by the coding sequence TTGGCGAGCGAAGACGATATCGACGATTGGGCAAGCACCGAGTTCAGCGGAGCCAATCTGGGTGACGCGCGCTTGGTGCGGCGTCTTGTAGCCTTGGCGCGTCGGCTCGCCTGCAGCCCGCAGGGCTCGTTTCCGCAATCGCTCAAATCCGCTGAACTCAAGGCTGCGTATCGATTCTTCGACAATACGCGGATCGATACGGACGGAGTCCTGGCGCCACACATTGAACAAACGTTGGATCGCATGAGGCAGGTACCTGTTGTGCTGGCTGTGCAGGACACGACCGAATTCAACCTGTCGCATCTGCTTGCGACCACAGGCTTGGGTTACGGTTCGGGCCGCCACGAGCGCGGTTTCCTGATGCACAGTTTGCTGGCCGTTACGCCTGAAGGTTTGCCATTGGGTGTGCTGGGCATGAAGACCTGGGCGCGTCCGGTGGAGGCATTCGGCAAGAAGCATCAACGCAAAGCTCGCCCGATCACCGAGAAAGAAAGCATCAAATGGATTGAAGGCATCGAGCATCTTGGCGCACTGAAGGCACGTTGTGCCGAAACCCGACTTGTAGGCGTGGGCGACCGTGAGAGCGACCTCTACGAACTGTTTGCCACCGAACGCCCTGATGGCGTGGATTGGCTGATTCGTGCGGCTCGCAATCGCTGTGTCCGTCATCCTCAGGAGTACCTTTGGGAAACTGTGCAAGCCACCGCACCTCTGGGCAATACTGACCTGCTGGTGCCCGCCAGAGGTAACATGCCGCAGCGTACGGCACGCCTGACATTGCGTTGCTCGGCGGTGCGACTGCGGCCACCGAGGGCGCGCGCGAGCCGCCTGACCGAAATCGACGTGTTTGCGGTTCACGCAATCGAAGATGCGCCCCCGGACGGGGTTGAACCTCTCGAGTGGATGCTGCTGAGTTCCGTGCCAACGACTACGCTTGAAGAGGTCCTTGAGCGACTGGCCTGGTATGCACGACGATGGACGATTGAATCGTGGCATCGGGTCCTGAAGAGCGGTTGCCAGATCGAGGCACGCCAGTTCGGCACACTCGAACGCTTCGTGAGGGCCACAGCCCTGTTTGCAGTCATCGCCTGGCGGATTCTGTACGCGACCTTGCTGGCACGAATCGACACGGATCTCTCCTGCGAAGTATTGCTGCAACCCGTCGAATGGCAAGCGCTGTATTGCCACACGCACCGCACCACCCAGTTGCCAAAGCACACACCCTCGCTCCAGCAGACGGTATTGTGGATCGCGATGCTGGGCGGCTATCTGAATCGCAAGCATGACCGGCCACCGGGCCCAACCGTCATGTGGCGTGGGTTCCTTGTATTGCACGAAGTCACAAAGATGTATCGGCTCTTCAGGCAGAACGAATAG
- a CDS encoding transposase gives MTLWTAWWDAIWLLRPAFSRLRSFMWFATVVAGLTVRTELLGVTSIVRALKLRPALYNKLRDSLHSDAVQLDRLSVLWTQAVLRLFPDPLRVNGRRVLVGDGIKVAKSGRKMPGVKLLHQQSDSNTKPEYIMGHSMQAVSILVRAAQSVFAVPLAVRIHEGLVWSNRDRRTLLDKMISLLGIVSVNERFYFVADAYYAAGKIVKGLRDQDNHLVTRVKSNAVAYAPYVQQGARKRGRPRLYGAKIKLKSLLSDPQSSQSAPSPVYGEHNVTIQYRVCDLLWLAGGRLVRFVAVTHPSRGSCLLMCTDLGLDAVEIIRLYGLRFKIEYSFKQAVHRIGTFAYHFWMQDMKPLARRNGDQYLHRESLEYRNAVKRKIHAYHVFMHAGIVCQGLLHYLAAVFPSQVWSSFGSWLRTIRPGIPPSELVVANALRQCLPEFLVNSAKTHFFAKFIAERQDPDTFEMFRLGT, from the coding sequence ATGACGCTCTGGACGGCCTGGTGGGACGCGATCTGGCTGCTGCGCCCCGCGTTCTCTCGCCTGCGCAGCTTCATGTGGTTCGCAACTGTCGTGGCTGGCTTGACGGTACGCACCGAGTTGCTGGGCGTGACCAGCATCGTGCGTGCGCTCAAACTGCGACCGGCTCTGTACAACAAGCTGCGTGACAGCCTGCACAGCGACGCCGTGCAGCTCGATCGGCTCTCGGTGCTGTGGACTCAGGCGGTGCTGCGCCTGTTCCCCGACCCGCTACGCGTCAATGGCCGGCGTGTCCTGGTCGGAGACGGCATCAAGGTGGCCAAGAGCGGCAGGAAGATGCCCGGCGTCAAGCTGCTCCATCAACAGTCGGACTCCAACACCAAGCCCGAGTACATCATGGGACACTCCATGCAGGCCGTCAGCATACTCGTACGGGCTGCTCAGAGCGTCTTCGCCGTCCCGCTGGCCGTGCGCATTCACGAAGGCCTGGTGTGGTCGAACCGCGATCGGCGTACCTTGCTCGACAAGATGATCTCGTTGCTGGGGATCGTCTCGGTCAACGAGCGGTTCTACTTCGTCGCCGATGCCTACTACGCTGCTGGCAAAATCGTCAAAGGCCTGCGGGATCAGGACAACCACCTGGTCACACGCGTGAAGTCCAATGCAGTCGCCTATGCCCCGTACGTGCAGCAAGGAGCCCGCAAACGGGGCCGCCCCAGGCTCTACGGTGCCAAGATCAAACTCAAATCGCTGCTGTCTGATCCACAGTCCTCACAATCAGCTCCCAGTCCAGTCTATGGTGAGCATAACGTCACCATCCAATACCGTGTCTGCGATCTACTGTGGCTGGCGGGTGGACGGCTCGTTCGCTTCGTGGCAGTGACTCACCCCAGCAGGGGTTCGTGCCTGCTCATGTGCACCGACCTCGGTCTGGATGCCGTCGAGATCATTCGCCTGTATGGATTGCGCTTCAAGATCGAGTACAGCTTCAAACAGGCGGTGCATCGGATCGGCACATTCGCGTACCACTTCTGGATGCAGGACATGAAGCCGCTCGCCCGCCGAAATGGCGATCAATACCTTCATCGCGAGTCACTCGAGTACCGTAACGCCGTCAAGCGCAAGATCCACGCCTACCACGTTTTTATGCATGCTGGCATCGTCTGTCAGGGACTGCTTCACTACCTGGCAGCGGTGTTCCCGTCTCAGGTCTGGAGTTCCTTTGGATCCTGGCTGCGCACCATCCGCCCCGGCATCCCGCCATCGGAGTTGGTCGTCGCCAACGCATTACGCCAATGCTTGCCCGAATTTCTCGTGAATAGCGCCAAAACCCATTTCTTCGCAAAATTCATCGCAGAAAGGCAGGACCCCGACACCTTCGAGATGTTCCGCCTCGGCACATAG
- a CDS encoding IS4 family transposase gives MEVLERIAWYARRWTIVSWHRVLKGGCRIDARQFGNLNRFECATALFAVISWRILCVTLLARIYMDLPCDVLLQPLEWQALHRHANKTTKLPKRTPSLQRSVLWIAMLGGYQNRKHDWPPGLTVIWRRFLLLHDIVTIYRLCRQTNSLTGQLVCNPTYYVIGQPTSQGISEI, from the coding sequence TTGGAAGTACTTGAGCGGATTGCCTGGTATGCGCGTCGATGGACCATCGTATCGTGGCATCGCGTTCTGAAAGGCGGTTGCCGTATCGACGCTCGTCAGTTTGGAAACCTCAATCGGTTCGAGTGCGCCACAGCCCTGTTTGCCGTCATCAGTTGGCGCATCCTGTGCGTGACCCTTCTGGCTCGAATTTACATGGATTTGCCTTGCGACGTCCTGTTGCAGCCGCTCGAATGGCAGGCGTTGCATCGCCACGCGAACAAAACGACCAAACTGCCGAAGCGTACGCCGTCGTTGCAACGATCTGTCTTGTGGATCGCAATGCTAGGCGGATACCAGAATCGCAAGCACGACTGGCCACCTGGTCTAACAGTCATCTGGCGCAGATTTCTTCTTTTGCACGATATTGTGACGATATATCGACTCTGCAGGCAAACGAATAGCTTGACCGGGCAATTAGTTTGTAATCCTACGTATTACGTGATAGGACAGCCCACATCTCAAGGTATTTCAGAGATCTAA
- a CDS encoding nitrate reductase produces MNFPIVISRAPEGNRDAVRTTCPYCGVGCGVRATARPDGQLDIAGDELHPANYGRLCVKGSALGETIGLDGRLLHPKLREPASGALRDVSWSDALDAVAGGFRRVIDQHGPDAVALYVSGQLLTEDYYVANKLMKGYVGSANIDTNSRLCMSSSVAGHKRAFGEDLVPVCYEDLELADLVVLVGSNTAWCHPILFQRIIKMKETRPNMKVVVIDPRYTATCEMADLHLPLKAGTDVWLFNGLLSFLAEHGASAAGFVDAHTTGYAQALDAASAGAANGFDLGQCAKACKVDTHDLLEFYRLFARTERVVTVYSQGVNQSTSGTDKVNSIINCHLLTGRIGKPGMGPFSVTGQPNAMGGREVGGLANMLAAHLELDNPGHRELVQIFWGAPAIASRPGLKAVELFEAIEQGRIKAVWIMGTNPVVSLPDGDQAKRALARCELVVSSDIVENTDTNAFAHILLPALGWGEKDGTVTNSERRISRQRSFLPAPGEARADWRIICDVAQRMGYAGFDFSGPHEIFDEHARLSAWRNEGGQIANGIGDELIEGSVRRAFNLAGLVGLGRERYDALQPVQWPVLATKDAAVHGTARLFGDRRYSHADGKARFVATPPRTPANAPDDEYPLTLNTGRIRDQWHTMTRTGKSEKLAGHVTEAFVDMHPQDALSCGVREGELACVSSRWGAMVARVQHGGGMSRGSVFVPIHWNDQVASDARVGAVVNPAVDPVSGEPEFKHTPVRVDKFHVSWHGFSLSRHAPVLDGVTYWTRVYGAQFVRYELAGRNPLNADEDHGSWARALFSIDDPHADWLEYEDRTAGIYRAVHLVGDRIENCVFVSARPELPARAWLASLFAKYKLDEEDRVGLLLGQPIGKGADTGPIVCSCFGVGRNTICAAIREQGLKTAAEITACVKAGGNCGSCVPELKKLLVDTELARLSSV; encoded by the coding sequence GTGAATTTCCCCATTGTCATTTCCAGGGCGCCAGAAGGGAACCGCGACGCTGTGCGCACCACCTGTCCGTACTGCGGCGTCGGCTGCGGCGTTCGCGCGACTGCGCGCCCGGATGGCCAGCTTGACATTGCCGGCGACGAACTCCACCCAGCGAACTACGGCCGGCTGTGTGTGAAAGGCTCGGCGCTCGGCGAAACAATCGGGCTCGACGGACGCCTGCTGCATCCGAAGCTGCGCGAGCCGGCCAGCGGCGCATTGCGCGACGTGTCTTGGAGCGATGCGCTCGATGCGGTCGCTGGCGGCTTTCGCCGGGTCATCGATCAGCACGGCCCGGATGCCGTCGCGCTCTACGTCTCAGGGCAGTTGTTGACCGAGGACTACTACGTCGCAAACAAGCTGATGAAGGGCTATGTCGGCAGCGCGAACATCGATACCAATTCGCGCTTGTGCATGTCATCGTCGGTCGCTGGGCACAAGCGAGCGTTCGGTGAGGACCTGGTGCCGGTGTGCTACGAGGACCTCGAACTGGCGGACCTCGTTGTGCTGGTCGGGTCGAATACGGCGTGGTGCCATCCGATCCTCTTCCAGCGAATCATCAAGATGAAGGAAACGCGGCCCAATATGAAGGTGGTCGTGATCGACCCGCGCTATACCGCGACCTGTGAAATGGCTGACCTGCACCTGCCGCTGAAGGCGGGCACCGACGTCTGGCTGTTCAACGGCTTGCTCAGTTTTCTCGCGGAACATGGCGCGAGCGCTGCCGGTTTCGTCGACGCACACACGACCGGCTATGCGCAGGCGCTCGATGCCGCGTCAGCCGGCGCAGCGAATGGCTTTGACCTTGGGCAGTGCGCCAAGGCCTGCAAAGTCGACACGCACGATCTCCTCGAGTTCTATCGACTCTTCGCGCGGACCGAGCGGGTGGTGACGGTGTATTCACAAGGCGTGAACCAGTCCACCTCTGGCACAGACAAGGTCAACAGCATTATCAATTGCCATCTGCTGACCGGCCGTATCGGCAAACCAGGGATGGGGCCGTTCTCGGTCACCGGACAGCCAAACGCGATGGGTGGGCGTGAGGTTGGCGGTCTCGCGAACATGCTGGCCGCACATCTGGAACTCGACAACCCTGGGCATCGCGAACTGGTCCAGATATTCTGGGGAGCACCTGCCATCGCCTCGCGGCCGGGACTCAAGGCAGTCGAACTCTTCGAGGCGATCGAGCAAGGCAGGATCAAGGCGGTCTGGATCATGGGCACGAACCCAGTCGTGAGCCTGCCCGACGGCGACCAGGCAAAGCGCGCGCTCGCGCGCTGCGAACTCGTTGTCAGTTCCGACATTGTTGAGAACACCGACACCAATGCGTTTGCCCATATCCTGCTGCCGGCGCTCGGCTGGGGAGAAAAGGACGGCACCGTCACCAACTCCGAGCGCAGGATCTCGCGCCAGCGTTCGTTCCTTCCGGCGCCCGGAGAAGCACGCGCTGACTGGAGGATCATCTGCGACGTTGCGCAGCGGATGGGCTATGCGGGCTTCGATTTCTCTGGCCCGCACGAGATTTTCGATGAGCACGCGCGGCTGAGCGCCTGGCGCAACGAGGGTGGCCAGATCGCTAACGGAATTGGCGACGAGCTGATCGAGGGCAGCGTGCGCCGCGCGTTCAACTTGGCTGGCCTCGTCGGCCTCGGTCGCGAACGTTACGACGCGTTGCAGCCCGTCCAGTGGCCAGTTCTCGCGACGAAAGACGCGGCCGTGCATGGCACAGCGCGGCTGTTCGGCGATCGCCGCTATAGCCACGCTGATGGCAAGGCGCGTTTCGTCGCGACGCCGCCACGCACTCCGGCCAACGCACCGGATGACGAATATCCGCTGACGTTGAACACTGGCCGGATACGTGACCAATGGCACACAATGACCCGCACGGGTAAGTCGGAAAAGCTGGCAGGTCATGTGACGGAAGCGTTTGTCGACATGCATCCACAGGATGCACTGTCGTGCGGTGTGCGTGAAGGTGAACTGGCATGCGTATCGAGCCGCTGGGGTGCGATGGTCGCACGCGTGCAGCATGGTGGCGGCATGTCGCGCGGCAGCGTGTTTGTGCCGATTCACTGGAACGATCAGGTCGCCTCCGACGCTCGCGTCGGTGCAGTGGTGAATCCGGCGGTCGATCCGGTCTCCGGGGAGCCCGAGTTCAAACATACGCCGGTTCGCGTTGACAAGTTTCACGTCTCCTGGCACGGGTTCTCGCTGAGCCGCCACGCCCCGGTACTGGACGGTGTCACGTACTGGACCCGTGTTTATGGCGCGCAGTTCGTGCGCTACGAGCTCGCGGGTCGCAACCCGCTCAACGCAGACGAGGATCATGGCAGTTGGGCGCGCGCGCTGTTCAGCATTGATGATCCGCACGCCGACTGGCTCGAGTATGAGGACCGCACGGCGGGTATCTATCGCGCCGTGCACTTGGTCGGCGATCGTATCGAAAACTGCGTCTTCGTATCAGCGCGTCCAGAGTTGCCGGCGCGTGCGTGGCTCGCGAGCCTGTTTGCAAAGTACAAGCTCGACGAGGAGGACCGCGTCGGTCTGTTGCTCGGCCAGCCGATCGGCAAGGGCGCCGATACGGGACCCATAGTCTGCTCGTGCTTCGGTGTCGGGCGCAACACGATCTGCGCGGCGATTCGCGAGCAGGGGCTAAAGACCGCTGCGGAGATTACCGCGTGCGTGAAAGCCGGCGGAAACTGCGGGTCCTGCGTGCCGGAACTGAAGAAGCTGCTGGTCGACACCGAACTGGCGCGGTTAAGCAGCGTCTGA